In the Fretibacterium sp. OH1220_COT-178 genome, GCCCCAGGATCCTGGCGCCGTTCTCCCCCGTTCCCTCCCCCAGAAGCATGCGGACGTACCTCTTCATGTCGCCGATGGTGGAGCGCAGCGCGCCGCCCCCCATGAGCACGAAGGCGTTGTCGTAGAAGTCCCGGCCCATGTCCTCGCGGGGCCCGTCCGGGCCGTTTCGATGGATGTAGAGGTGCGTACAGTTCTCGTCGTATCGCGGTTTTTCGAACTCGAGGGTGCTGCGGTGCATTTCGAGCGGCTCCAGGATGTGCCGGACGACGTAGTGGGCAAACGAGGGCTCGCCCCCGTATCGTCGGACGATGTCCGAGATGAGTCCATAGCCGTCGTTGCTGTAGCTCATCCGCTCCCCCGGCCGGCCGATGTGGCGGGTGCGTGCGTCCAGACGCCCCGCCACCGCGCCAGGATCCGCTTTTCCGGGAAAAAGCCCGCGGAATGGCTCAGCAGGTGGGCGACCCTCACGCCCTTCTGGTTCCTGCCGATGAACTCCGGGATGTAGTCGCTGACCAGCCCCTGCAGATCGACGAGCCCGCGCTCCACCAGCTGCAGAAGGGCGACGCAGGTGACGGATTTGGTGAGGGACGCCATCCCGAACAACGTGTCGGGGGCGATCTCCAGGCGCCTTTTTGCGTCGCGCCAGCCGAAGAAGGCCTCGTAGTACGTCCTGTCCCTGCCGAAGATCGAGACGGCGGTGCCGGCGGCGTCGTAGCTTGTCATGACATCCCTCACGAGCTGTTCGAACTCCGCGAGGCGGCTGCCGCAAACTTTGGGGTGAGGCATCGGTGTTCCACTTCCCTTTCTCGAGGAGATAGGAAACGGGGGGAGCCCCCCGAGGGGCATTATGGCACATCCGGGGGAGGCGTGCAAAAGAGAAGGGACGGCCCGAGGCCGTCCCTTCGAAACTGCATTTTATGGTGCGGAGGGGGAGAATCGAACTCCCACAGCTTTACAGCCACAAGATCCTTAGTCTTGCGCGTCTACCAATTCCGCCACCCCCGCAAAACAGGAAATATTATACAGACTATCCCGGGAACGTCAAGAGGAAGGGGCGAAAAAGTCGGCTCCGATAGGGGGTCGCACGACGGGAGGGGATGGGGCTCTGGGGCCGGGGGAACGGCAAAGGGGGGCCGAAGGCTCCGGCCCCCCCGATCCATGACCCGGGGGTCTATTGCTCCGCCGTCACGTTCTCCAGCTTGTGGTAGCCCGCGGGGTCGAGGGCGAAGCCCTGCACCTTCCTGGATGCACCGGCGTTGATCGTGGAGTAGAAGAGCGGCGCGTTGTTCGAGACGTCCTGCAGGATGTCCTCGAGGTCGGAGTAGGCCTTGCGCCGGACCGCCTCGTCCGTGCTGTTGCGGCCCAGGTTCACGAGCTCGTTCACCTTGGGGTCCTGGATGAAGCTGCGGTTTCCGGGGGCGCCCACCTGGGTGGAGTAGACCAGGGAGTAGTAGGTGTAGTCGGCGTCGGCCGTGGAGGTCGTCCACCCGAAGTAGCCCATGTCGTGCTCGCCATTGGCGCAGCGCTCGATGAAGCTGCCGAACTCCATCACCTTCACCTCGCACTGGATGCCGACCTCGAGCAGCATCGCCTGAATGGCCTGGCAG is a window encoding:
- a CDS encoding serine hydrolase domain-containing protein codes for the protein MPHPKVCGSRLAEFEQLVRDVMTSYDAAGTAVSIFGRDRTYYEAFFGWRDAKRRLEIAPDTLFGMASLTKSVTCVALLQLVERGLVDLQGLVSDYIPEFIGRNQKGVRVAHLLSHSAGFFPEKRILARWRGVWTHAPATSAGRGSG